Proteins co-encoded in one Oreochromis aureus strain Israel breed Guangdong linkage group 3, ZZ_aureus, whole genome shotgun sequence genomic window:
- the LOC120439487 gene encoding histone H2B 1/2, whose amino-acid sequence MPEPAKSAPKKGSKKAVTKTAGKGGKKKRKTRKESYAIYVYKVLKQVHPDTGISSKAMSIMNSFVNDIFERIAAEASRLAHYNKRSTITSREIQTAVRLLLPGELAKHAVSEGTKAVTKYTSSK is encoded by the coding sequence ATGCCTGAACCCGCCAAGTCAGCGCCCAAGAAGGGCTCCAAGAAAGCCGTGACCAAGACCGCCGGCAAGGGCggcaagaagaagagaaagaccAGGAAGGAGAGCTACGCCATCTACGTGTACAAGGTGCTGAAGCAGGTCCACCCCGACACCGGGATCTCCTCCAAAGCCATGAGCATCATGAACTCGTTTGTCAACGACATCTTCGAGCGCATCGCTGCCGAGGCATCTCGCCTGGCCCACTACAACAAACGCTCCACCATCACCTCCAGGGAGATCCAGACCGCAGTGCGCCTTCTTCTCCCCGGTGAGCTGGCCAAGCACGCCGTGTCTGAGGGCACCAAGGCCGTCACCAAGTACACCAGCTCCAAATAA
- the LOC116318753 gene encoding histone H3 produces MARTKQTARKSTGGKAPRKQLATKAARKSAPATGGVKKPHRYRPGTVALREIRRYQKSTELLIRKLPFQRLVREIAQDFKTDLRFQSSAVMALQEASEAYLVGLFEDTNLCAIHAKRVTIMPKDIQLARRIRGERA; encoded by the coding sequence atggcAAGAACCAAGCAGACCGCTCGCAAGTCTACTGGCGGCAAAGCCCCCAGGAAGCAGCTGGCCACCAAGGCCGCTCGTAAGAGCGCCCCGGCCACCGGAGGCGTCAAGAAGCCCCATCGTTATAGGCCCGGTACCGTGGCTCTGCGCGAGATCCGTCGTTACCAGAAATCCACCGAGCTGCTCATCCGCAAGCTGCCCTTCCAGCGCCTGGTCCGCGAGATCGCTCAGGACTTCAAGACCGACCTGCGCTTCCAGAGCTCTGCCGTCATGGCTCTGCAGGAGGCCAGCGAGGCTTACCTGGTCGGACTCTTCGAGGACACCAACCTGTGCGCCATCCACGCCAAGAGGGTCACCATCATGCCCAAAGACATCCAGCTGGCTCGCCGCATCCGCGGAGAGAGAGCTTAA
- the LOC120439483 gene encoding histone H2A: MSGRGKTGGKARAKAKTRSSRAGLQFPVGRVHRLLRKGNYAERVGAGAPVYLAAVLEYLTAEILELAGNAARDNKKTRIIPRHLQLAVRNDEELNKLLGGVTIAQGGVLPNIQAVLLPKKTEKPVKAK, encoded by the coding sequence ATGAGTGGGCGTGGCAAGACCGGAGGCAAAGCCAGAGCAAAGGCTAAGACTCGCTCATCCCGTGCCGGGCTTCAGTTCCCCGTGGGTCGTGTCCACAGGCTGCTGCGCAAAGGCAACTATGCGGAGCGTGTGGGAGCCGGCGCCCCCGTTTACCTGGCAGCTGTGCTCGAGTACCTGACCGCTGAGATCCTGGAGCTGGCTGGCAACGCAGCCCGCGATAACAAGAAGACTCGCATCATCCCACGTCACCTGCAGCTGGCCGTGCGCAACGACGAGGAGCTCAACAAGCTCCTTGGGGGAGTCACCATCGCTCAGGGTGGTGTGCTGCCCAACATCCAGGCTGTGCTGCTGCCCAAGAAGACCGAGAAGCCCGTCAAGGCCAAGTAA
- the LOC116328959 gene encoding histone H4, producing MSGRGKGGKGLGKGGAKRHRKVLRDNIQGITKPAIRRLARRGGVKRISGLIYEETRGVLKVFLENVIRDAVTYTEHAKRKTVTAMDVVYALKRQGRTLYGFGG from the exons ATGAGTGGAAGGGG caagggTGGCAAGGGACTCGGCAAAGGAGGTGCTAAGCGTCACCGTAAAGTTCTCCGTGATAACATCCAGGGCATCACCAAACCCGCCATCCGCCGTCTGGCTCGCCGTGGCGGAGTGAAGCGCATCTCCGGTCTGATCTACGAGGAGACTCGTGGAGTGTTGAAGGTGTTCCTGGAGAACGTCATCCGTGACGCCGTCACCTACACTGAGCACGCCAAGAGGAAGACCGTGACCGCCATGGATGTGGTGTACGCTCTGAAGAGGCAGGGCCGCACTCTGTACGGCTTCGGCGGTTAA